One region of Deinococcus fonticola genomic DNA includes:
- a CDS encoding ATP-dependent Clp protease ATP-binding subunit, producing the protein MTNRYDDRARLVFHYAREEGNRLGHAMVGPEHLLLGLMREGGTAAGILAEFGASLDGLRRRVEEIIGRGEGSRLNDAPSITPRARRVMELASSEARSLGAQVTSTEHILLGIIREGDGVAFRILQELTKDVDTIRWRILAQGDTSSGGKANKPVPTPFLDEYGRDLTKWAREGKLDPVIGRSEEIRRVTQILTRRTKNNPVLIGDPGVGKTAIVEGLALAIHEQRTPPNLHNVRLVSLDLSGVVAGTKYRGEFEERLRQIIEELRNAKVIAFIDELHTLVGAGGAEGTLDAANILKPALSRGEIQVIGATTTGEYHRYIEKDAALERRFQPVIVLEPSPAETLQILKGLKPKYEEHHGVQIPDSALELAVRIGERSLPGRNFPDKAIDLIDEAASRVRLNMSVGLPVAETDDGEPMVTREDMEAVINSMGGIYSEETAAQLQDLEEQLGEQVYGQPDAVKALSSALRRARVGLGGRTRVAASFLFVGPSGVGKTHLAKALARTLFGSERALIRVDMSEFQEGHSVSKLIGSPPGYVGFEQGGRLTEAVRRQPFSVILLDEIEKAHPDIYNTFLQVLDDGRLTDGLGRTVDFRRTIIIMTSNTGFNVNPTMGFSPVTPDNNAPLRHIFTPEFLDRLDDVIRFKALGEEELVRVAQQLMGEMREELASRELNVTFDPAIASWLVGKLKARSPKHAVGSSRQLRTLVREEIEDPLAVELLGNSGQEVRVVLGDEGIQFEKGEEPAARQILA; encoded by the coding sequence ATGACCAACCGTTACGATGACCGCGCCCGACTCGTGTTCCACTACGCACGCGAGGAAGGCAACCGCCTGGGCCATGCCATGGTTGGCCCGGAGCACCTCCTGCTGGGCCTGATGCGCGAAGGGGGCACCGCCGCCGGAATCCTCGCGGAGTTCGGCGCTTCGCTGGACGGCCTGCGCCGCCGCGTCGAGGAAATCATCGGGCGGGGCGAGGGCAGCCGCCTGAACGACGCCCCCAGCATCACCCCCCGCGCCCGCCGCGTGATGGAACTGGCCAGCAGCGAGGCCCGTTCCCTGGGTGCCCAGGTCACTTCCACCGAGCACATCCTGCTGGGCATCATCCGCGAGGGTGACGGCGTGGCCTTCCGCATCCTTCAGGAACTCACCAAGGACGTGGACACGATTCGCTGGCGCATCCTGGCGCAGGGCGACACCAGCAGCGGCGGTAAGGCCAACAAGCCCGTTCCCACTCCCTTCCTGGACGAGTACGGACGCGACCTGACCAAGTGGGCCAGGGAAGGCAAACTCGACCCGGTGATCGGGCGCAGCGAGGAAATCCGCCGCGTGACGCAGATCCTTACCCGCCGCACCAAGAACAACCCGGTGCTGATCGGTGACCCCGGCGTGGGCAAAACCGCCATCGTGGAGGGGCTGGCGCTGGCCATTCACGAACAGCGCACCCCGCCCAACCTGCACAACGTGCGCCTGGTCAGCCTCGACCTGAGCGGCGTGGTGGCAGGCACCAAGTACCGCGGCGAGTTCGAGGAACGCCTGCGTCAGATCATCGAGGAACTCCGCAACGCCAAGGTCATCGCCTTCATCGACGAGCTGCACACCCTGGTCGGCGCGGGCGGCGCGGAAGGCACGCTGGACGCCGCCAACATCCTCAAGCCCGCCCTCTCGCGCGGGGAGATCCAGGTGATCGGCGCGACCACCACCGGCGAGTACCACCGCTACATCGAGAAGGACGCCGCGCTGGAACGCCGTTTCCAGCCGGTGATCGTGCTGGAACCCAGCCCCGCCGAAACGCTGCAAATCCTCAAGGGCCTGAAACCCAAGTACGAGGAACACCACGGCGTGCAGATTCCCGACAGCGCGCTGGAACTGGCGGTGCGCATCGGCGAACGCAGCCTGCCGGGGCGCAACTTCCCCGACAAGGCCATCGACCTGATCGACGAGGCCGCCAGCCGCGTGCGCCTGAACATGAGCGTGGGCCTGCCCGTGGCCGAAACCGACGACGGCGAACCGATGGTCACCCGCGAGGACATGGAAGCCGTCATCAACAGCATGGGCGGCATCTACAGCGAGGAAACTGCCGCGCAACTGCAAGACCTGGAAGAGCAACTGGGCGAGCAGGTGTACGGCCAGCCTGACGCGGTGAAGGCGCTCTCCAGTGCGCTACGCCGCGCCCGCGTGGGCCTGGGCGGACGCACCCGCGTGGCCGCCAGTTTCCTGTTCGTCGGCCCCAGCGGCGTGGGCAAAACACACCTGGCAAAAGCCCTCGCCAGAACGCTGTTCGGCAGTGAACGCGCCCTGATCCGAGTGGACATGAGCGAATTCCAGGAAGGCCACAGCGTCAGCAAACTCATCGGCAGCCCCCCCGGTTACGTCGGGTTCGAGCAAGGCGGACGCCTGACCGAAGCGGTGCGCCGACAACCATTCAGCGTCATCCTGCTCGACGAGATCGAGAAAGCCCACCCGGACATCTACAACACCTTCCTGCAAGTCCTCGACGACGGACGCCTCACCGACGGCCTGGGCCGCACCGTGGACTTCAGGCGCACCATCATCATCATGACCAGCAACACGGGCTTCAACGTGAACCCCACCATGGGCTTCAGTCCCGTCACGCCCGACAACAACGCCCCGCTGCGCCACATCTTCACCCCGGAATTCCTGGATCGCCTGGACGACGTGATCCGCTTCAAGGCCCTGGGAGAGGAAGAACTGGTGCGCGTGGCCCAGCAACTGATGGGCGAGATGCGCGAGGAACTGGCCAGCCGCGAACTGAACGTCACCTTCGACCCGGCCATCGCTAGCTGGCTGGTCGGCAAACTCAAGGCCCGCAGCCCCAAACACGCCGTGGGCAGCAGCCGCCAGCTCCGCACCCTGGTGCGCGAGGAAATCGAAGACCCGCTGGCCGTAGAACTCCTCGGCAACAGCGGCCAGGAAGTTCGCGTGGTGCTGGGTGACGAAGGCATCCAGTTCGAGAAAGGCGAGGAACCTGCCGCCCGGCAAATCCTGGCGTAA
- the meaB gene encoding methylmalonyl Co-A mutase-associated GTPase MeaB, protein MTTALAELAGALLAGQRRALAKAITLAESTRPEHEQQIQHLLTLLQGRAGPSIRVGLTGVPGVGKSTFIEALGVLLAEHGHRVAVLAVDPSSARTGGSIMGDKTRMPQLTVHPNAFIRPSPSGGTLGGVARRTRETTLLCEAAGYDVILVETVGVGQSETHVAGMTDLFVLLTLPNAGDELQGIKRGIMELADICVVNKADTAPRAAIRAQTELRTALTLLTPHDALWRPVALKASAVTGEGIPELWKKVQEYISQVDIAAKRHQQTAGWFDELLREAAWREFRERTGPPRMQEVRRAVQAGDLTAVQGVEKLLSREAAQV, encoded by the coding sequence ATGACCACCGCGCTTGCCGAACTGGCCGGGGCCCTGCTGGCCGGGCAACGCCGCGCCCTCGCCAAGGCCATAACCCTGGCCGAGTCCACCCGCCCCGAACACGAGCAACAGATCCAGCACCTGCTGACCCTGCTTCAGGGCCGGGCTGGGCCGTCCATTCGCGTGGGCCTGACCGGCGTGCCAGGCGTGGGGAAAAGCACCTTCATCGAGGCGCTGGGCGTCCTGCTGGCCGAACACGGGCACAGGGTGGCGGTGCTGGCAGTCGACCCCAGCAGCGCCCGCACTGGCGGCAGCATCATGGGCGACAAGACCCGCATGCCCCAGCTGACGGTTCACCCCAACGCCTTTATCCGGCCCAGCCCGTCAGGCGGGACACTGGGGGGCGTGGCGCGGCGCACCCGCGAAACCACCCTGCTGTGCGAGGCCGCCGGGTATGACGTGATCCTGGTGGAAACGGTCGGCGTGGGCCAGTCCGAAACGCATGTGGCCGGCATGACCGACCTGTTCGTGCTGCTGACCCTGCCCAACGCCGGCGATGAACTCCAGGGCATCAAGCGCGGCATCATGGAACTGGCTGACATCTGCGTGGTGAACAAGGCCGACACCGCCCCCAGGGCCGCCATTCGCGCCCAGACCGAACTGCGGACTGCCCTGACCCTGCTGACCCCGCACGACGCGCTATGGCGACCGGTGGCGCTCAAGGCCTCTGCCGTGACGGGCGAGGGTATCCCGGAACTGTGGAAGAAAGTGCAGGAGTACATCAGCCAGGTGGACATTGCCGCCAAACGCCACCAGCAGACCGCCGGGTGGTTCGATGAACTGCTGCGCGAGGCCGCCTGGCGCGAATTCAGGGAGCGAACCGGGCCGCCGCGGATGCAGGAGGTGCGCCGCGCGGTGCAGGCCGGTGACCTGACTGCCGTGCAGGGCGTCGAGAAGCTGCTGTCCAGAGAAGCCGCGCAGGTTTAG
- the radA gene encoding DNA repair protein RadA, with amino-acid sequence MAKAPKTQFVCNSCGYRSAKPLGRCPNCQAWNSFEEEAPSVVAPAGRGGYGGVSGGKLTPLSSVGRREEPRTSSGVPELDRVLGGGLVAGGVTLMGGEPGIGKSTLLLQVADKVAASGGPVLYVAGEESLEQIRLRADRLGVTAELQLTRDTRAEHIAALMQEHRPALCIVDSIQTVTVEGEGAPGGVAQVRDGTSMLTRAAKETGTSTVLVGHVTKDGTVAGPKVMEHIVDTTIFLESVGAFRLLRSVKNRFGQAGELGVFEMRGEGLIAVENPSAAFLAERPVDVPGSVVAATVDGQRPMLLEVQALASKTPYPNARRVVVGLDPRRVDVVLAVLERRLDLTLGGLDVYVNLAGGLKVPDPGLDLAVALAVYSAVVGRALPQNVAVFGEVGLAGEVRSTQMALRRAEEAGRAGYQRLVLPPGLEGHPGVKSVEEAVGAVWRGTEHSRAH; translated from the coding sequence GTGGCTAAAGCCCCGAAAACGCAGTTTGTCTGCAACAGTTGCGGCTACCGTTCCGCCAAGCCGCTGGGGCGCTGCCCGAACTGTCAGGCGTGGAATTCCTTCGAGGAGGAAGCACCTTCGGTCGTGGCTCCTGCCGGTCGGGGCGGGTACGGTGGCGTTTCCGGTGGCAAACTTACGCCGCTGTCCAGCGTGGGGCGGCGCGAGGAGCCGCGCACGAGCAGCGGCGTGCCGGAACTTGATCGGGTGCTGGGCGGCGGGCTGGTGGCGGGCGGCGTGACGCTGATGGGGGGCGAGCCGGGCATCGGGAAAAGCACGCTGCTGCTTCAGGTGGCGGACAAAGTGGCGGCCTCCGGCGGCCCGGTGCTGTACGTGGCGGGCGAGGAGTCGCTGGAGCAGATCCGGTTACGGGCGGATCGGCTGGGCGTCACGGCTGAGCTGCAACTCACGCGCGACACGCGGGCTGAACACATCGCCGCGCTGATGCAGGAGCACCGGCCTGCGCTGTGCATCGTGGACAGTATTCAGACCGTCACCGTCGAGGGCGAGGGCGCGCCCGGCGGCGTGGCGCAGGTGCGCGACGGCACGTCCATGTTGACCCGCGCCGCCAAGGAAACCGGCACGTCCACGGTGCTGGTGGGACACGTCACCAAGGACGGCACGGTGGCGGGGCCGAAGGTGATGGAGCACATCGTGGACACCACTATTTTTCTGGAGTCGGTGGGGGCCTTCCGCCTGCTGCGCAGCGTGAAGAACCGCTTCGGGCAGGCCGGTGAACTGGGCGTGTTCGAGATGCGCGGTGAGGGCCTGATCGCCGTCGAGAACCCCAGCGCCGCGTTCCTGGCCGAGCGCCCGGTGGATGTGCCCGGCAGCGTGGTGGCCGCCACCGTGGACGGTCAGCGCCCCATGCTGCTGGAGGTGCAGGCCCTGGCCTCCAAGACGCCTTATCCGAACGCCCGCCGGGTGGTGGTGGGCCTCGACCCCCGGCGCGTGGACGTGGTGCTGGCGGTGCTGGAACGCCGCCTCGACCTGACGCTGGGCGGCCTGGACGTGTACGTGAACCTCGCCGGTGGTCTGAAGGTGCCGGACCCTGGCCTGGATCTGGCGGTGGCCCTGGCGGTGTATTCCGCTGTGGTGGGCCGCGCCCTGCCGCAGAACGTGGCCGTGTTCGGTGAGGTGGGCCTGGCCGGCGAGGTGCGCAGCACCCAGATGGCGCTACGCCGCGCCGAGGAAGCCGGCCGCGCCGGATACCAGCGCCTGGTGTTACCGCCTGGCCTGGAAGGGCATCCGGGCGTGAAGAGTGTCGAGGAAGCCGTGGGCGCCGTGTGGCGCGGCACCGAACATTCAAGAGCGCATTAA
- a CDS encoding WGxxGxxG family protein, with amino-acid sequence MKNALKLLTLTAVLLTPAALAQDNNNDVATTDTTTADNRGATDSATDWGWLGLAGLLGLAGLAGRKYTETYTTTRTTGTTSTPR; translated from the coding sequence ATGAAGAACGCCCTGAAACTGCTGACCCTCACCGCCGTGCTGCTGACGCCCGCCGCCCTGGCCCAGGACAACAACAACGACGTGGCCACGACCGACACCACCACCGCCGACAACCGTGGCGCCACCGATTCCGCCACCGACTGGGGCTGGCTGGGCCTGGCCGGCCTGCTGGGCCTGGCCGGCTTGGCAGGCCGCAAGTACACCGAAACGTACACCACCACCCGAACCACCGGCACCACCAGCACCCCCCGCTGA
- a CDS encoding S41 family peptidase, with the protein MKRLSLSLLLVLAAKPAQASPATDLFRAATSVVQREYYGWASADLNALIAGAATSLDAECAPQADTCPFETGRAALTNLFEHYGDAHTNVRSPEAAQRLREAMQDLAVPRTGARTVRAEGGLLVVSVIAGSPAEQAGLRRFDLLPTVDGQRAGQRDGQNAEIGPNEFMRLERRAKPITVTRRRAGQPEDTLQLGSALLRARDEPTLLWADDQHGTALIDLPSFLTAGTARRFLNAVQQARQQGARQLVIDLRFNGGGSLSECVMAASVFGPVIYRSQDRWGQFSYYGLRGGRGDPASTEQAASRPDSPSGEAVWSGPAAVLVGPNTASCAEVFSHYARQAGVKVVGEETKGVGNSGVQFHDLPDGGLVAVTVLKAFDADQHPLPPRLAPDVTAPLSIPALTGLGRDTTLEAALQTLSQAVVGSPP; encoded by the coding sequence GTGAAGCGTCTTTCACTGTCCCTTCTGCTTGTGCTCGCGGCCAAACCGGCGCAGGCCAGCCCCGCTACCGACCTTTTCAGGGCCGCCACCAGCGTGGTGCAGCGCGAGTACTACGGCTGGGCCAGCGCCGACCTGAATGCCCTGATCGCCGGGGCCGCCACCTCGCTGGACGCCGAGTGCGCCCCGCAGGCCGACACCTGCCCTTTCGAGACCGGCCGCGCCGCGCTGACGAACCTGTTCGAGCATTACGGGGACGCGCACACCAACGTCCGCTCGCCCGAAGCGGCGCAGCGCCTGCGCGAAGCGATGCAGGATCTGGCGGTGCCGCGCACCGGCGCACGCACCGTCCGCGCCGAGGGCGGCCTGCTGGTGGTGTCCGTCATCGCGGGTAGCCCTGCCGAGCAGGCCGGACTGCGCCGCTTCGACCTGCTGCCTACGGTGGACGGCCAGCGCGCCGGGCAGCGTGACGGCCAGAACGCCGAGATCGGCCCCAACGAGTTCATGCGGCTGGAACGCCGCGCAAAGCCCATCACCGTCACGCGCCGCCGCGCCGGGCAACCCGAGGACACCCTGCAACTGGGCAGCGCCCTCCTGCGGGCCCGTGATGAACCCACCCTGCTGTGGGCCGACGACCAGCACGGCACCGCCCTGATCGACCTGCCGTCCTTCCTGACGGCCGGCACCGCCCGGCGCTTCCTGAACGCCGTGCAGCAGGCCCGGCAGCAGGGGGCGCGGCAACTGGTTATCGACCTGCGCTTTAACGGCGGCGGCAGCCTCAGCGAGTGCGTCATGGCCGCCAGTGTGTTCGGCCCGGTGATCTACCGCAGCCAGGACAGGTGGGGCCAGTTCAGTTACTACGGTTTAAGAGGCGGGCGCGGCGACCCGGCCAGCACCGAACAGGCGGCCAGCCGCCCCGACTCGCCCTCCGGCGAGGCCGTGTGGTCAGGCCCAGCGGCCGTGCTGGTCGGCCCGAACACCGCCTCATGCGCCGAGGTGTTCAGCCATTACGCCCGCCAGGCCGGGGTGAAGGTGGTGGGCGAGGAGACCAAGGGCGTCGGCAATTCCGGCGTGCAGTTCCACGATCTGCCCGACGGCGGCCTGGTGGCCGTGACCGTCCTGAAGGCCTTTGACGCCGACCAGCACCCCCTGCCGCCGCGTCTGGCCCCCGACGTCACCGCGCCCCTGAGCATTCCGGCACTGACCGGCCTGGGGCGCGACACCACCCTGGAAGCCGCGCTGCAAACCCTGTCGCAGGCGGTGGTGGGTTCGCCGCCCTGA
- a CDS encoding cytochrome P450, translating into MTGLSLPQRTLPLSDPAFVADPYPLLAQWREETAAFFDPGLDRVVLTRHADISALLRDKRFGRSVLHRYSRDELGWPPPDPRQVNFDAFNDNHVLDSEPPKHTRLRGLLQLAFTPRRVEGLTPRIQVILADRLRTLGDTFDLVADYAEPLPVTVIAELLGVPHEWREQLRPWSAAIVKMYEPDKTPQDQADAERAVLDFSAHLQELLNERRKTPADDLITALSQVESEGERLTEKELIDTCILLLNAGHEASVNGLSAGILALMRRRDRWNELVGWAQEPGSLPKFKLAVDELLRFDTPLPMFERIALEPMTLFGHEVKVGERVALLYASGNRDPRRFEQPDELRLTREPNPHLTFGLGIHYCLGAPLARLELALSLQALCRTFPNLRLVNETPEYTGGFVIRGLARLPVSTR; encoded by the coding sequence ATGACGGGCCTTTCCCTCCCGCAACGAACCCTGCCGCTCTCCGATCCGGCCTTCGTGGCCGATCCTTACCCGCTGCTGGCACAGTGGCGCGAGGAGACGGCGGCTTTCTTCGATCCGGGCCTCGACCGGGTGGTGCTGACCCGCCACGCGGACATCAGCGCCCTGCTGCGCGATAAACGCTTTGGGCGCAGCGTCTTGCACCGCTACTCGCGCGACGAGCTGGGCTGGCCGCCGCCGGACCCCCGGCAGGTGAACTTCGACGCTTTCAATGACAACCACGTGCTGGACAGCGAACCGCCCAAGCACACGCGCCTGCGGGGCCTGCTGCAACTGGCTTTCACGCCCCGGCGCGTGGAGGGCCTTACGCCGCGTATTCAGGTCATTCTGGCTGACCGGCTGAGGACTCTGGGCGACACGTTCGACCTGGTGGCCGACTATGCCGAACCGCTGCCCGTCACGGTGATCGCCGAGTTGCTGGGCGTGCCGCACGAATGGCGCGAGCAGTTGCGTCCGTGGTCGGCGGCCATCGTCAAGATGTACGAACCGGACAAGACCCCACAGGATCAGGCGGACGCGGAAAGGGCAGTGCTGGACTTCAGCGCGCACCTGCAAGAACTGCTGAACGAACGCCGGAAAACCCCGGCCGACGACCTGATTACCGCGCTCTCGCAGGTGGAAAGCGAGGGTGAGCGCCTGACAGAAAAAGAGCTGATCGACACCTGCATCCTGCTGCTGAACGCCGGGCACGAGGCCAGCGTCAACGGTCTGTCGGCGGGCATCCTGGCTTTGATGCGCCGCCGCGACCGCTGGAACGAGCTGGTGGGGTGGGCGCAGGAACCCGGCAGCCTGCCGAAATTCAAGCTGGCGGTGGATGAACTGCTGCGTTTCGACACGCCGCTACCGATGTTCGAGCGGATTGCGCTGGAACCCATGACGCTTTTTGGGCACGAGGTCAAGGTGGGCGAGCGGGTGGCGCTGCTGTACGCCAGCGGCAACCGCGACCCAAGGCGCTTCGAGCAGCCGGATGAGCTGCGCCTGACCCGCGAGCCGAACCCGCACCTGACCTTCGGGCTGGGCATTCACTACTGCCTGGGCGCCCCGCTGGCCCGGCTGGAACTGGCGCTGAGCCTGCAAGCCCTGTGCCGCACCTTCCCGAACCTGCGCCTGGTCAACGAAACGCCGGAATATACGGGGGGGTTCGTGATCCGGGGTCTGGCGCGGCTGCCGGTGAGCACGCGCTAG
- a CDS encoding winged helix-turn-helix transcriptional regulator produces the protein MNDHSPSFCPVYRAIGMLQEKWVLHIIRSLLDGEKGFNELARAIGGCNSATLTQRLEHLETQGLIQKRSEDSYGKLARSVYSLTPAGQELQAVIQAIDGWARSHLHAQEPAHA, from the coding sequence ATGAACGATCACTCTCCTTCCTTCTGCCCGGTCTACAGGGCCATCGGCATGCTGCAGGAAAAGTGGGTGCTGCACATTATCCGTTCGCTGCTGGACGGCGAAAAGGGCTTCAACGAACTGGCCCGCGCCATCGGCGGATGCAACAGTGCCACCCTGACGCAGCGCCTGGAACACCTGGAAACGCAGGGCCTCATTCAGAAACGCAGCGAGGACAGCTACGGCAAACTGGCCCGCAGCGTCTACAGCCTCACGCCCGCCGGACAGGAACTCCAGGCCGTCATCCAGGCCATCGACGGCTGGGCCCGAAGCCACCTGCACGCTCAAGAGCCCGCCCACGCCTGA
- a CDS encoding DUF2087 domain-containing protein, with translation MTKSIHDFQDEHGRITYWPSDRRKAHQQAVLHYLRGLFETGVSYQQGEVEQILTDHSTLEDPSILLTELLESDYLVTDGETYWRADGRPSSRG, from the coding sequence ATGACGAAAAGCATCCACGATTTTCAGGACGAGCACGGACGCATTACCTACTGGCCCAGTGACCGCCGCAAGGCGCACCAGCAGGCAGTGCTGCATTACCTGAGGGGCCTGTTCGAGACGGGTGTGTCCTACCAACAGGGCGAGGTCGAGCAGATTCTGACCGATCACAGCACGCTGGAAGACCCCAGCATTCTGCTGACCGAATTGCTGGAGAGCGATTACCTCGTCACTGACGGCGAGACGTACTGGCGGGCCGACGGGCGCCCCAGTTCACGTGGCTAA